In Maridesulfovibrio sp., a single genomic region encodes these proteins:
- a CDS encoding AAA family ATPase, whose translation MAKRIVVANQKGGVGKTTTSINLSASLAVMEKKVLLVDCDPQGNGSSGLGFYPGDSRENIYSVLFDPERVREAIYQTDIPYLSLMPASQDLVGAEIELIDKMGREYYLKDLIEQVDDEYDYIIFDCPPSLGLLTVNALCAAKELLVPLQTEYYALEGVAQLLMTYELVKKRLNPDLSVLGVTLTMYDRRNRLARQVKNEVRKAFPDSLFETIIPRNVRLSEAPSFGKPAISYDAKSNGALAYISLAQEVVARHAAADEQE comes from the coding sequence GTGGCAAAAAGAATAGTTGTAGCCAACCAGAAGGGTGGGGTGGGTAAGACAACCACCTCCATTAATTTGTCGGCTTCCCTGGCTGTTATGGAAAAAAAGGTGCTGCTGGTGGATTGTGACCCACAGGGAAACGGTTCAAGCGGACTCGGCTTTTATCCAGGTGACTCAAGGGAAAATATATATTCGGTATTGTTTGATCCGGAAAGAGTCCGGGAGGCTATCTATCAAACGGACATCCCGTATTTGTCGCTTATGCCCGCGAGTCAGGATCTGGTCGGGGCAGAAATTGAACTAATAGATAAAATGGGGCGCGAGTATTATCTGAAAGATTTGATAGAGCAGGTTGATGATGAATATGACTACATAATATTTGATTGTCCTCCATCTCTGGGACTTTTGACCGTTAACGCCCTTTGCGCGGCAAAGGAACTGCTTGTACCGCTGCAGACAGAGTACTACGCCCTTGAAGGTGTTGCTCAGTTGCTGATGACTTATGAGCTGGTCAAGAAGAGGCTGAATCCCGATCTTTCGGTTCTAGGCGTTACTCTGACCATGTATGACCGCAGAAATCGGCTTGCCCGACAGGTCAAAAATGAAGTGCGCAAGGCTTTTCCGGATAGTCTGTTTGAGACGATCATTCCCAGGAATGTGAGACTGTCTGAAGCACCGAGCTTCGGAAAGCCGGCGATTTCATACGATGCAAAATCGAACGGCGCACTTGCCTACATCAGTCTGGCGCAGGAAGTAGTCGCCCGGCATGCTGCGGCAGATGAACAGGAATAA
- a CDS encoding WD40 repeat domain-containing protein has protein sequence MTLKFIRPGWRVVLLLAVLLLVPAAGHGAERERVGQSYIKISPQLKKGTVSSLKNYVKSLLAKKYVSADKLYDPPLEDLEDKFYVSVTREKAVPIIAGGVSSFSGNDEGLAAALYDGTVRIWSGFNCAKLRLPGGGGAGSLGYGPGSPSLAATSSDGSKLYAYDLKQCARIPGEIPVAHAPVKMMAASRTGDWLGFIDNFNTLVCGPVTGPLSEIRILEGTPILLGYTPAQGILIVVEASGKITKTGMKNMSSMDSDQVPGGPFKSARMAGYTVCLTADDGHDVYWDLRKRGTVKRSEALREQPSWIYERDGALVYFTGVDRWKVTEHLGMPMFIVSHSVKKKLLRVRDLDGITRYYSMLDGKEFPDGHADDWKLVTPRKGVYKIGAGSYRLYDPVYQKGTQRLYCRYIAGKGFYLWWEPVAGYKNFNPHPMKLPVRECVLAKSTVEWVPLVEGEIND, from the coding sequence ATGACTCTTAAATTTATCAGGCCCGGCTGGAGGGTAGTCCTCCTGCTGGCAGTGCTTTTGCTTGTCCCTGCGGCAGGTCACGGGGCTGAGCGGGAAAGGGTGGGGCAGTCCTACATAAAGATTTCCCCGCAACTCAAGAAGGGGACTGTCTCCTCTCTGAAAAATTATGTGAAATCCCTGCTGGCAAAGAAATACGTAAGTGCCGACAAGCTTTATGATCCCCCGCTTGAAGATCTTGAAGACAAATTTTATGTTTCAGTCACGCGGGAAAAGGCCGTACCCATCATCGCCGGAGGGGTTTCCTCATTTTCCGGAAATGATGAGGGGCTGGCAGCAGCCCTTTACGATGGAACTGTCCGCATCTGGAGCGGGTTCAACTGCGCAAAGCTCCGGCTGCCGGGCGGCGGTGGAGCGGGGAGCCTCGGTTACGGTCCGGGAAGCCCTTCACTGGCCGCGACATCCTCGGACGGGAGCAAACTTTACGCCTATGATCTGAAACAATGCGCAAGGATTCCGGGAGAAATTCCGGTTGCCCATGCCCCGGTTAAAATGATGGCCGCTTCACGTACTGGTGACTGGCTGGGCTTTATCGACAATTTCAATACGCTGGTCTGTGGTCCTGTCACAGGGCCGCTGTCCGAGATTCGTATTCTGGAGGGAACTCCGATCCTTCTGGGGTATACCCCGGCGCAGGGGATTCTGATAGTTGTGGAGGCTTCGGGAAAAATTACCAAGACCGGCATGAAGAACATGTCTTCCATGGATTCCGATCAGGTTCCCGGCGGACCGTTCAAGTCGGCCCGCATGGCCGGGTACACGGTCTGCCTGACCGCTGATGACGGCCACGATGTATACTGGGATCTGCGTAAACGCGGTACGGTTAAAAGATCCGAAGCATTGCGCGAACAGCCGTCATGGATATACGAACGTGACGGCGCACTGGTCTACTTCACGGGCGTGGACCGCTGGAAGGTTACGGAGCATCTGGGCATGCCCATGTTTATTGTTTCCCATTCCGTAAAGAAAAAGCTGCTCAGAGTTCGTGACCTTGACGGAATAACCCGCTACTATAGCATGCTGGACGGCAAGGAATTTCCCGATGGCCATGCCGATGACTGGAAACTGGTAACCCCCCGCAAGGGAGTTTACAAGATCGGGGCTGGCTCATACCGGCTTTATGACCCTGTGTATCAGAAGGGCACGCAGCGCCTTTATTGCAGATACATAGCCGGAAAAGGTTTCTATCTGTGGTGGGAACCGGTTGCCGGGTATAAAAATTTCAATCCCCATCCCATGAAGCTGCCTGTTCGCGAGTGCGTTCTGGCAAAAAGTACTGTCGAATGGGTTCCGCTTGTTGAAGGCGAAATAAACGATTAA
- a CDS encoding MlaD family protein → MVLNPRSSTSDLIKAALAVAAGLAVLGLFIVFLGGHDFFSDYSRYRVLFHNVKDLTTGRPVKYAGLRVGKVASIFVDKDKPGLVSVVLNVDSDFPLYEGTVATVTQKGLVGDNYVLLQLSGEAGNRLAPGADIPAAVTMSMNDVAAEMGRAIAGLAPQLERAVNGFEMLLSPQNRANIEKSLKMVPELIQEANATLVSFRKDWKTLSGTGAGAMRTGADNITRLTAEITDTLQKMEEVLSTLEGDLSNTLHNVDGQVVRAVDGIEGFTTGLRRNMDYDQEELEAILMNVNRLTREMNRLVRTLRERPWQVLNPPQGAAHD, encoded by the coding sequence ATGGTACTTAATCCCAGAAGTTCAACAAGTGATCTGATCAAGGCTGCCCTTGCCGTGGCAGCCGGATTGGCCGTGCTCGGACTGTTCATAGTCTTTCTCGGCGGACATGATTTTTTTTCCGATTATTCCCGGTACCGGGTTTTGTTCCACAACGTGAAGGATCTCACCACCGGACGCCCTGTAAAATATGCCGGACTGAGGGTCGGCAAGGTTGCGTCCATATTCGTTGATAAGGATAAGCCGGGACTTGTCTCGGTTGTTCTCAATGTTGATAGCGATTTTCCTCTTTACGAAGGCACGGTGGCTACCGTAACCCAGAAAGGACTGGTGGGTGATAACTATGTGCTCCTGCAGTTGAGCGGAGAAGCCGGGAACAGGCTCGCTCCGGGGGCGGATATTCCCGCTGCGGTGACCATGAGCATGAACGATGTGGCTGCTGAAATGGGCCGCGCTATTGCCGGATTGGCTCCGCAGCTGGAAAGGGCCGTAAATGGCTTTGAGATGCTTCTTTCTCCTCAGAACAGGGCAAACATCGAAAAAAGTCTGAAAATGGTTCCTGAGCTGATTCAGGAGGCCAATGCAACTCTGGTTTCTTTCAGAAAAGACTGGAAGACTCTTTCAGGGACCGGTGCGGGAGCAATGCGGACCGGTGCGGACAATATAACCAGGCTGACCGCAGAAATAACCGATACCCTGCAGAAGATGGAAGAAGTCCTCTCAACTCTGGAAGGAGATCTGAGCAATACCCTCCACAACGTGGACGGACAGGTGGTCAGGGCGGTGGACGGCATAGAAGGGTTTACCACCGGTCTGCGCAGGAACATGGACTACGATCAGGAAGAGCTTGAGGCCATCCTTATGAACGTGAACCGGCTGACAAGAGAGATGAATCGGCTGGTGCGGACATTGCGGGAAAGACCCTGGCAGGTTCTCAATCCTCCGCAGGGGGCTGCACATGATTAG
- a CDS encoding FmdE family protein, with protein MNDFFTDTQIEEVVRFHGHRCPGLAIGIRAAELCLKELGHHNDSALVAICETDMCGVDAIQFFTGCSAGKGNLIFRDHGKMAFTFFRRADEKGFRALLNPEFMGEERTEMSRLMALGAEGRATPEQKAACEEMRSKCEHGYLDAELSEIFSISDPLISIPRPAKILQSLVCENCGEVHMESRSRRFAGQTLCIPCFEKVEQKI; from the coding sequence ATGAACGATTTCTTTACTGATACACAGATTGAGGAAGTAGTCAGATTTCATGGGCACCGCTGTCCGGGACTGGCTATCGGGATCAGGGCTGCCGAGCTTTGCCTGAAGGAACTTGGGCACCACAATGATTCCGCATTGGTGGCAATCTGTGAAACGGATATGTGCGGTGTGGATGCCATTCAGTTCTTCACCGGCTGCTCTGCCGGAAAGGGCAACCTAATTTTCAGAGATCACGGCAAAATGGCTTTCACATTTTTCCGCAGAGCGGACGAAAAAGGATTCCGGGCTCTGCTCAACCCCGAATTCATGGGCGAGGAACGGACGGAAATGAGCCGCCTGATGGCCCTTGGGGCCGAAGGCAGGGCAACACCGGAACAAAAAGCCGCATGCGAAGAAATGCGCTCAAAATGCGAGCATGGATATCTCGATGCGGAATTGTCCGAAATCTTCTCAATTAGTGATCCGCTCATCTCCATCCCCAGACCGGCCAAGATTCTGCAGTCACTCGTTTGCGAGAACTGCGGAGAAGTGCACATGGAATCCCGCTCCAGACGCTTTGCCGGGCAGACTCTGTGCATACCCTGTTTTGAAAAAGTCGAACAGAAAATATAG
- a CDS encoding GAF domain-containing SpoIIE family protein phosphatase — MDRQAARLKMLIQANEVLANIESLVELLPQLLRLAQDVTGAEASSIMLYDEERNVLRFALAMNDVLGEEKMKELKTGFELPMGKGIAGWVAENQSSLNVVDAQNDPRFSNAADQKTGFVTNCILCVPIIHRDKLMGVVQVLNSTAKECFDLDDKELLESFGHLAGVALVRSDLLLQRLNQQKLETQLEAASRIQKQFNPVQPELDGGDLIWGSSVPAQFVGGDLYDFIPISDGSWYIYIADVSGKGLPAALIMSALWTRIRAEALNEKDPGAMLESINKGAWEFMNGKMFATMVLMRYEPASGKCSYAVAGHTPPLHVAGGEVRELERPFGMPVGIMDDGDFTTAEFVLGHGESLIIVTDGVDEARAADGEFFGEERLLKTLKESGEPPLGDKLIQAVSQWRADTPPNDDTTVVEIFRG, encoded by the coding sequence GTGGACAGACAGGCTGCACGACTGAAGATGCTGATCCAGGCCAATGAGGTGCTTGCAAACATAGAGTCGCTGGTGGAACTTCTTCCTCAATTGCTGAGGCTTGCGCAGGATGTTACCGGGGCCGAGGCTTCCTCCATAATGCTTTATGATGAAGAGAGGAACGTGCTGAGGTTTGCCCTTGCCATGAATGACGTTCTTGGTGAAGAAAAAATGAAGGAACTTAAAACCGGCTTTGAACTGCCCATGGGGAAGGGGATTGCCGGATGGGTTGCGGAAAATCAAAGCTCCCTGAATGTTGTGGATGCGCAGAATGACCCCAGATTTTCTAATGCTGCTGATCAGAAAACCGGCTTTGTAACCAATTGCATACTGTGTGTCCCGATCATACACAGAGATAAGTTGATGGGCGTTGTGCAGGTGCTCAATTCAACTGCCAAGGAATGTTTTGATCTGGATGACAAGGAACTGCTGGAAAGTTTCGGTCATCTGGCCGGGGTGGCGCTGGTCAGGTCCGACCTGCTTCTGCAGCGGCTTAATCAGCAGAAGCTGGAAACACAGCTTGAAGCGGCCTCCAGAATACAGAAACAGTTCAATCCGGTTCAGCCGGAACTGGACGGCGGAGACCTTATCTGGGGGAGTTCCGTGCCGGCCCAGTTTGTCGGTGGTGATCTTTATGATTTTATACCAATTTCCGACGGAAGCTGGTACATTTATATTGCGGACGTTTCCGGAAAGGGGCTGCCTGCTGCGTTGATCATGTCGGCCCTGTGGACCAGAATCAGGGCGGAAGCGCTGAATGAAAAAGATCCGGGCGCAATGCTTGAGTCCATCAACAAGGGCGCCTGGGAGTTCATGAACGGTAAAATGTTCGCGACCATGGTGCTGATGAGATACGAACCGGCCAGCGGGAAATGCAGTTACGCCGTTGCCGGACATACTCCGCCTCTGCATGTGGCCGGGGGAGAAGTCAGGGAACTGGAAAGACCGTTCGGTATGCCTGTAGGCATTATGGATGACGGAGATTTCACCACAGCCGAGTTTGTTCTTGGACACGGAGAATCGCTCATAATCGTTACCGACGGCGTAGACGAAGCCAGAGCCGCTGACGGGGAGTTCTTCGGGGAAGAGCGGCTGCTCAAAACCTTGAAAGAATCCGGCGAGCCTCCGCTCGGAGACAAATTGATTCAGGCTGTGTCACAGTGGCGTGCAGACACCCCGCCCAATGACGATACTACTGTTGTGGAAATTTTTCGCGGATAG
- a CDS encoding ABC transporter permease, whose amino-acid sequence MNGFRVLAWMISRLIGCLRPKFGKSKSFHRKRLWRDLAQVGADSIPIVSVISACTGIILALQSAQQLEKVGAISYVANLVGVTIIRELGPMLTAIIVTGRSGAAFTAEIATMQISEEIDALEVMGIEPVRFLVVPKLISMLIMVPVLTAWADFVGIFSGGAFSAIALGINKTTYFNNSVEFLQLRDVAAGLVKSGGFAVAITLVGCWQGFLAREGAADVGRKTTNSVVISVFMIILLDLFFTSLNFIFR is encoded by the coding sequence ATGAACGGATTCAGGGTGCTGGCATGGATGATATCACGGCTTATCGGATGCCTGCGGCCTAAATTCGGAAAAAGCAAATCCTTTCATCGCAAAAGGCTCTGGCGCGACCTCGCGCAGGTAGGAGCCGATTCTATTCCCATCGTAAGTGTAATTTCCGCCTGTACCGGTATTATTCTGGCCCTGCAGTCCGCGCAGCAGCTGGAAAAAGTCGGAGCCATCAGCTACGTGGCCAACCTTGTGGGGGTCACCATCATTCGCGAGCTGGGGCCCATGCTGACCGCCATTATAGTCACCGGACGATCGGGGGCCGCCTTTACTGCCGAGATAGCCACAATGCAGATTTCCGAGGAAATCGACGCCCTTGAGGTCATGGGCATAGAGCCGGTCCGGTTCCTTGTTGTGCCCAAGCTGATCTCCATGCTCATCATGGTGCCGGTGCTGACCGCCTGGGCAGATTTTGTGGGCATCTTCTCAGGGGGCGCATTTTCCGCCATTGCTCTGGGTATAAACAAGACAACATACTTCAACAACTCCGTTGAGTTTCTGCAACTTCGCGATGTAGCCGCAGGGCTGGTCAAAAGCGGAGGGTTTGCCGTTGCAATCACGCTGGTCGGCTGCTGGCAGGGGTTTCTGGCCCGGGAAGGTGCCGCGGATGTAGGTCGCAAGACAACCAATTCCGTGGTCATATCTGTGTTCATGATCATTCTTCTGGACCTTTTCTTCACATCCCTGAATTTTATCTTCCGGTGA
- a CDS encoding ATP-binding cassette domain-containing protein, producing the protein MALSRLAQDIILQDLTLGYPGKILMENLNAVLPAGEISVILGGSGCGKSTLLRHILGLNKPVSGEIFLGETNLTALKDEEEYKRIRARMGVLFQDGAMLGSLTLGENVALPLQEHTELPDPIIEEVVLMKLRMVGLGDFVHYFPSQLSGGMRKRAGLARAMVMDPTTLLCDEPSSGLDPITAADLDQLILKLKETFHVTIVVVSHDLDSLFNIADHVVVLHRGSCLYQGDLEGLRNSSNPYLIDFLERRPTEADDTMERAMTYRSRK; encoded by the coding sequence ATGGCGTTATCAAGACTGGCACAGGACATAATTCTTCAGGATCTGACCCTCGGATATCCGGGTAAAATCCTGATGGAAAACCTGAACGCGGTCCTTCCGGCAGGCGAGATAAGCGTTATCCTCGGAGGATCAGGGTGTGGAAAGTCGACACTGCTGCGGCATATTCTGGGGCTGAACAAGCCGGTTTCCGGTGAAATATTCCTTGGTGAAACCAATCTGACCGCTTTGAAGGACGAAGAGGAATACAAGCGGATCAGAGCCCGGATGGGAGTGCTGTTTCAGGACGGGGCAATGCTCGGTTCGCTGACCTTGGGAGAGAACGTAGCACTTCCTCTGCAGGAGCATACCGAGCTTCCGGACCCGATCATTGAGGAAGTTGTGCTCATGAAGCTGCGGATGGTGGGGCTCGGGGATTTCGTCCATTACTTTCCGAGCCAGCTTTCCGGGGGGATGCGTAAAAGGGCAGGGCTGGCAAGGGCCATGGTAATGGACCCGACAACCCTTTTGTGCGACGAACCTTCGTCCGGTCTGGACCCCATAACCGCAGCCGATCTTGATCAGCTTATCCTGAAGCTCAAGGAAACTTTTCATGTGACCATAGTTGTGGTCAGCCATGATCTGGACAGTCTGTTCAATATTGCCGATCATGTGGTAGTATTGCATAGGGGCAGTTGCCTGTATCAGGGTGACCTTGAGGGATTGCGCAATTCATCCAACCCCTATCTAATTGATTTTCTGGAACGAAGACCGACTGAAGCTGATGATACCATGGAGCGGGCCATGACATACCGGAGCAGGAAATAA
- a CDS encoding ATP-dependent 6-phosphofructokinase, translating to MPRKAAHKKQVIDTEIPQLGKAKIPSPLKRCVFIEDQERTLVNLAEEEMDSSVDNSVYQEFEKAGPRAFTYFDPSKTKCAIVTCGGLCPGLNDVIRSIVLEAHYLYKVPSVLGIKFGLQGFIPKFGHDVIELTADKVANIHQFGGTILGSSRGPQDPEEIVDALERMNISVLFMIGGDGTMRAAKKIVAEVEKRKVKISIIGVPKTIDNDINFVTKSFGFDTAVDKATEAIQCAHVESLGVVNGVGLVKLMGRESGFIAAQATLALKDVNFVLVPEHAFEFDGEYGLLRSLEKRLEERQHAVIVCAEGAGQEQCEYTGEKDLSGNPVLCDICTLIIRRIKEYFGERGKEITLKFIDPSYIIRSVPANANDCVYCGFLGQHAVHAAMAGKTGMVVSRLQARYVHLPLDLVTTKRKKLNIKSDYWRAVLESTGQGHLRNDMEMDICDI from the coding sequence ATGCCTAGAAAAGCTGCTCATAAAAAACAAGTGATTGATACCGAAATCCCACAACTCGGCAAAGCCAAGATTCCTTCTCCGCTCAAACGCTGTGTCTTTATTGAGGATCAGGAAAGAACGCTGGTCAACCTTGCCGAAGAGGAAATGGATTCCTCGGTTGATAATTCCGTGTATCAGGAATTCGAAAAGGCCGGTCCGCGCGCCTTCACCTACTTTGATCCCTCCAAGACCAAGTGCGCTATCGTCACCTGCGGGGGCCTTTGCCCCGGGCTGAACGACGTTATCCGGTCCATCGTCCTTGAGGCCCATTATCTCTATAAGGTTCCATCCGTACTGGGCATCAAGTTCGGTCTGCAGGGGTTCATCCCCAAGTTCGGGCATGATGTGATTGAACTTACAGCCGATAAGGTTGCAAATATCCACCAGTTCGGCGGCACCATACTCGGTTCGTCGCGCGGTCCGCAGGACCCTGAGGAAATAGTGGACGCCCTTGAACGGATGAATATTTCGGTTCTCTTCATGATCGGAGGGGACGGGACCATGCGTGCTGCCAAAAAGATCGTGGCAGAAGTTGAAAAGCGCAAAGTGAAAATTTCAATTATCGGAGTCCCCAAGACCATCGACAACGATATCAACTTTGTAACCAAGTCCTTCGGCTTTGATACTGCTGTGGACAAGGCCACGGAAGCCATTCAGTGCGCTCATGTGGAGTCTCTGGGAGTAGTCAACGGAGTAGGGCTGGTCAAGTTGATGGGCCGTGAATCAGGTTTCATTGCCGCACAGGCCACGCTGGCCCTGAAGGATGTCAATTTCGTGCTTGTTCCCGAGCATGCTTTTGAATTCGATGGCGAGTACGGGCTGCTCCGGTCGCTTGAGAAGCGCCTTGAAGAGCGTCAGCACGCCGTAATCGTTTGCGCTGAAGGGGCCGGGCAGGAACAGTGCGAGTACACCGGGGAGAAAGACCTTTCCGGCAACCCCGTGCTGTGCGACATCTGCACCCTGATCATCCGCCGTATAAAGGAATATTTCGGTGAGCGCGGCAAGGAGATAACCCTCAAATTCATTGACCCAAGCTATATTATCCGTTCCGTTCCGGCCAATGCCAACGACTGCGTATATTGCGGTTTCCTCGGCCAGCATGCCGTGCACGCCGCAATGGCCGGAAAAACCGGGATGGTGGTCAGCAGGCTGCAGGCCCGCTACGTGCACCTGCCGCTGGATCTGGTTACCACCAAGCGCAAGAAACTGAACATCAAGTCCGATTACTGGCGTGCGGTGCTGGAATCCACCGGTCAGGGACATCTGCGCAATGATATGGAAATGGATATCTGCGATATTTAG
- a CDS encoding ParB/RepB/Spo0J family partition protein produces MAGVTGGLGRGLDALLGGSKPGAGTSGKDASIDARQIDIDKIVANPNQPRKEFSPEALKDLSESIRAKGVLQPILVRPSKGRSGVFELVAGERRLRASRLAGLGEIPALVREMTDLESMAIALIENLQREDLNPIEEARGYQELISKFGLSQEQLAGQVGKSRSALSNSMRLLTLSDPIQNAIGDGKITAGHGRALMAVGDDDIREELFDRIVEGGMSVRQAEGAATFFKENGTLPQVDSAEKPSGAKRKKKEPKVLEESLQRIKGRLESALETKIVFSGSHSKGRMSISYSSEEELERLVAILELRS; encoded by the coding sequence ATGGCCGGTGTAACAGGCGGACTGGGAAGAGGGCTGGATGCCCTCCTAGGGGGATCAAAACCCGGGGCAGGAACTTCAGGGAAAGACGCTTCTATCGACGCCCGTCAGATCGATATTGATAAAATCGTGGCCAATCCCAATCAGCCGCGTAAGGAATTTTCTCCGGAGGCACTGAAAGACCTTTCGGAATCCATCAGGGCCAAGGGTGTTCTGCAACCCATTCTTGTCCGTCCTTCCAAGGGCAGAAGTGGCGTTTTCGAACTGGTGGCCGGGGAGCGCAGATTGCGTGCATCCAGGCTTGCCGGACTTGGAGAGATTCCCGCTCTTGTCAGGGAAATGACCGATCTGGAAAGCATGGCCATTGCGCTCATTGAAAACCTGCAGCGCGAGGATCTGAACCCCATTGAAGAAGCCAGAGGGTATCAGGAACTCATTTCCAAGTTCGGGCTGAGTCAGGAACAGCTTGCCGGACAGGTTGGCAAAAGCCGCTCGGCACTATCAAACTCCATGCGGCTGCTGACTCTTTCCGATCCTATTCAGAATGCAATCGGTGACGGAAAGATAACCGCAGGGCATGGCCGTGCCCTTATGGCTGTGGGAGATGATGACATCCGCGAGGAACTTTTCGACCGGATAGTTGAGGGCGGCATGTCGGTGCGCCAGGCCGAAGGAGCGGCAACTTTTTTTAAAGAGAATGGCACGCTGCCGCAGGTAGATTCGGCTGAAAAACCGAGCGGGGCGAAACGCAAGAAGAAAGAACCTAAGGTTCTGGAAGAAAGTCTGCAACGGATCAAAGGACGGCTTGAAAGCGCTCTTGAAACCAAAATTGTTTTCAGCGGCAGTCACAGCAAGGGGAGGATGAGCATAAGCTACTCTTCCGAAGAAGAGCTGGAACGTCTTGTCGCTATTCTTGAATTGAGATCATAA
- a CDS encoding STAS domain-containing protein — translation MAAGWKMESSVEDVLIKISGEVDFTGTPQLREELHSFVKQTAGDVRVDLSELDYLDSSGLASLIELRKILTGDGRGVKIIAVTDQVDRLLKLTQVKPLFGMK, via the coding sequence ATGGCTGCGGGCTGGAAAATGGAATCATCTGTAGAGGATGTGCTGATAAAGATCAGCGGTGAAGTTGATTTTACAGGCACTCCTCAACTCCGTGAAGAGCTGCATAGCTTTGTAAAACAGACCGCAGGTGATGTACGCGTGGATCTTTCGGAACTTGATTATCTGGACAGTTCCGGCCTTGCCTCGCTGATTGAACTCCGTAAAATCCTTACCGGAGACGGGCGCGGTGTAAAGATCATCGCCGTTACCGACCAGGTGGACAGGCTGCTCAAGCTGACCCAGGTCAAGCCGTTGTTCGGTATGAAATAG
- the rfaE1 gene encoding D-glycero-beta-D-manno-heptose-7-phosphate kinase — MDNKILSVLPALKGQKVLIIGDVMLDHYVIGAVERISPEAPVPVVQVTEEKYLLGGAGNVARNIASLGGTPKLTGFVGADEEGRVFNRLCTESGISCMLYESDDRPTTKKTRVMAHNQQMVRVDRENTSDFSTGLMDELFDFLDREICDYSVVILSDYGKGTLSQSFFDRFWTLLGKKNHKPHILVDPKTVNYDRYKSVSMLTPNAKEAGEGAGMAVKSREDVIEAGKRLFDRISPDHLLITLGGEGMALFESREVVRHVPTFARKVFDVTGAGDTVIAALGLGLAAGLDPLTSAVLANYAAGIVVGQVGAATASVEELAEAVRDWPKPEVNSWCE; from the coding sequence ATGGATAATAAAATACTGAGCGTCCTTCCCGCTCTCAAGGGTCAGAAAGTCCTGATCATCGGCGATGTGATGCTCGATCATTATGTGATCGGAGCGGTTGAAAGGATTTCCCCGGAAGCTCCGGTCCCGGTTGTGCAGGTTACCGAAGAAAAATATCTGCTTGGTGGGGCCGGTAACGTGGCCCGCAACATAGCTTCCCTTGGGGGAACTCCGAAGCTTACCGGGTTCGTGGGCGCGGATGAAGAAGGGCGTGTCTTCAATCGGCTCTGTACGGAATCCGGTATCTCCTGCATGCTTTATGAATCCGATGATCGCCCGACGACCAAGAAAACCCGCGTAATGGCCCATAATCAGCAGATGGTTCGGGTTGACCGCGAGAATACGTCTGATTTTTCCACTGGTCTTATGGATGAGCTTTTTGATTTTCTGGACAGGGAAATTTGCGATTACAGCGTGGTTATCCTTTCCGATTACGGCAAGGGAACTCTTTCACAGTCCTTTTTTGACCGCTTCTGGACTCTGCTCGGCAAAAAAAATCATAAACCGCATATTCTGGTTGACCCCAAGACAGTCAACTATGACCGGTACAAGTCCGTAAGCATGCTGACCCCCAATGCCAAGGAGGCCGGAGAGGGTGCCGGTATGGCGGTAAAAAGCAGGGAAGATGTCATTGAAGCCGGTAAAAGACTTTTTGACCGTATTTCTCCGGATCATCTGCTCATCACTCTCGGTGGGGAGGGCATGGCCTTGTTCGAGTCCAGAGAAGTGGTTCGGCACGTGCCTACATTTGCGCGTAAGGTCTTTGATGTGACCGGAGCCGGGGATACTGTCATCGCTGCTCTCGGCCTTGGCCTTGCTGCCGGTCTTGATCCGCTCACCTCGGCAGTGCTAGCCAACTATGCTGCCGGCATTGTAGTCGGCCAGGTAGGGGCGGCAACGGCCTCTGTGGAAGAACTTGCCGAAGCAGTACGCGACTGGCCCAAGCCGGAAGTCAACTCCTGGTGCGAATAA
- a CDS encoding DnaJ family domain-containing protein, with protein sequence MYFIHAIAEAKIKEAERNGEFDDLPCKGRPIEYEDDSMIPQELRMAYKALKNAGYLPPEMQLTKDIHSALDLLEHMEDEKERYVQMQKVNILFERIKSTRGKKISIDAEDDYYKSIVERITLHSKKLKG encoded by the coding sequence ATGTATTTTATCCATGCCATAGCCGAGGCGAAGATCAAGGAAGCCGAACGGAACGGTGAATTCGATGATCTGCCCTGCAAGGGTCGGCCCATTGAATACGAGGACGATTCCATGATTCCCCAGGAATTGCGCATGGCCTATAAAGCGCTTAAAAATGCAGGCTACCTCCCACCCGAGATGCAACTTACAAAGGATATTCATTCCGCCCTTGACCTGCTGGAGCATATGGAGGACGAAAAAGAACGTTATGTCCAGATGCAGAAGGTCAACATACTTTTCGAGCGTATTAAATCCACGCGTGGAAAGAAAATTTCCATTGACGCTGAAGACGACTACTATAAAAGCATTGTCGAGCGAATTACTTTGCACAGCAAGAAACTCAAGGGATAG